The following are encoded in a window of Amycolatopsis lexingtonensis genomic DNA:
- a CDS encoding alcohol dehydrogenase catalytic domain-containing protein → MAVPAAFATPVPDDVSSRDAAPLTCAGVTTYKAIKVAGVAPAETVAVFGIGGLGHLALQYARIFGGFTIGVDVTAEKLALAKELGADHVVDASAGDPAEAIQALGGADVAVALAASPASFDQAFRSLRRGGRLVCVALPADGTMSLPIFDTVLGGKSVIGSIVGTRNDLADVFALHAAGRTKVVAVDRKLDEVNDSIADVLAGRVPARVVFEM, encoded by the coding sequence GTGGCCGTTCCCGCGGCGTTCGCCACCCCGGTGCCGGACGACGTGAGCTCCCGTGACGCCGCCCCGCTGACCTGTGCGGGCGTGACCACGTACAAGGCGATCAAGGTCGCCGGGGTGGCACCGGCCGAAACGGTCGCGGTGTTCGGGATCGGCGGTCTCGGGCACCTGGCGCTGCAGTACGCGCGGATCTTCGGCGGGTTCACCATCGGGGTCGACGTGACCGCCGAAAAGCTGGCGCTGGCGAAGGAACTGGGTGCCGACCACGTCGTCGACGCGTCGGCGGGTGATCCGGCCGAGGCGATCCAGGCGCTGGGAGGCGCGGACGTCGCGGTGGCACTGGCGGCCTCGCCCGCCTCGTTCGACCAGGCGTTCCGGTCCCTGCGCCGCGGCGGCCGGCTGGTGTGCGTGGCGCTGCCCGCGGACGGCACGATGAGCCTGCCGATCTTCGACACCGTCCTCGGCGGGAAGTCGGTCATCGGCTCGATCGTCGGGACCCGCAACGACCTCGCCGACGTGTTCGCCCTGCACGCGGCCGGCCGGACGAAGGTCGTCGCCGTCGACCGCAAGCTCGACGAAGTCAACGACTCGATCGCGGACGTGCTGGCCGGCCGGGTCCCCGCCCGCGTCGTCTTCGAGATGTGA
- a CDS encoding SDR family NAD(P)-dependent oxidoreductase: protein MTPKAALVTGATQGLGLALVDGLAQRWSTEDTVYLTGRDAGRVAQAVEAMPAGGARVRGEVLDVADPHAPARLAERLADRHGGVDVVFGNAVMRVGPDDDPRAIVEEYAEVNNFGTTRLLRAFAPLLRDGGRFLVVASSFGTLRHLAPALHDRFDGLSSLDELDKQVAAWRDAVKDGSARGGDWPGFVNIPSKIGQVAAVRALAAGRRDDDLARGILLAAVCPGMMNTPTSALWWDVRDAPSPAQAAEVLLDLVSAPLDPAQYGELVRHGEVLPWR from the coding sequence ATGACCCCGAAAGCCGCCCTCGTCACCGGGGCCACCCAGGGACTCGGCCTGGCCCTCGTCGACGGGCTCGCCCAGCGGTGGTCCACTGAGGACACCGTCTACCTCACCGGCCGCGACGCCGGACGCGTGGCCCAGGCCGTCGAGGCCATGCCCGCCGGGGGCGCCCGGGTCCGCGGCGAAGTTCTCGACGTCGCCGATCCGCACGCTCCGGCCCGGCTCGCCGAGCGGCTGGCGGACCGGCACGGCGGGGTCGACGTCGTGTTCGGCAACGCCGTCATGCGCGTCGGGCCCGATGACGACCCCCGCGCGATCGTCGAGGAGTACGCCGAGGTGAACAACTTCGGCACCACCCGGCTGCTGCGGGCGTTCGCGCCGCTGCTGCGCGACGGCGGCCGGTTCCTCGTCGTGGCCAGCTCGTTCGGCACCTTGCGGCACCTGGCACCGGCGCTGCACGACCGGTTCGACGGTCTGTCCTCTTTGGACGAGTTGGACAAGCAGGTGGCCGCCTGGCGTGACGCGGTCAAAGACGGCAGTGCCCGCGGCGGTGACTGGCCGGGGTTCGTCAACATCCCGTCCAAGATCGGCCAGGTCGCGGCCGTGCGCGCGCTCGCCGCCGGGCGCCGTGACGACGACCTGGCGCGCGGGATCCTGCTCGCCGCCGTCTGCCCCGGGATGATGAACACCCCGACGTCGGCGCTGTGGTGGGACGTCCGCGACGCGCCGAGCCCCGCCCAAGCGGCGGAGGTGCTGCTGGACCTCGTGTCGGCGCCCCTCGACCCCGCGCAGTACGGCGAGCTGGTCCGCCACGGCGAAGTCCTGCCCTGGCGGTGA
- a CDS encoding SDR family NAD(P)-dependent oxidoreductase — translation MDLIKTPFGFRSTAAEVAAGIDLSGRRAVVTGASSGLGTETARALATTGAEVTLAVRDVEAGERAAKDIAATTGSTALRVAPLDLTDPDSIAAFTSAWDGPLHILVNNAGVMATPEQYTEQGWEWQFATNHLGHFALATGLHDALAAAGAARIVVVSSSGHQQSPVVFDDIHFAFQPYDPWLAYGQSKTANVLFAVEATRRWAGDGITANALMPGAIYTNLQRHTGGRGSGKVPPELIKTPEQGAATSVLLATSPLLDGIGGRYFADCNETGTIDRRGDAAPLHGVARYALDPEGAERLWTRSETLLAKGIA, via the coding sequence ATGGACCTGATCAAGACTCCCTTCGGTTTCCGCAGCACCGCGGCGGAGGTCGCCGCGGGCATCGACCTGAGCGGCCGGCGTGCGGTGGTGACCGGTGCGTCCTCCGGCCTCGGCACCGAGACCGCGCGCGCACTGGCCACGACCGGCGCCGAGGTGACCCTGGCCGTCCGTGACGTCGAGGCGGGGGAGCGTGCCGCCAAGGACATCGCGGCCACGACCGGGAGCACCGCGCTGCGCGTCGCGCCGCTGGACCTCACCGACCCCGACTCGATCGCCGCCTTCACGTCGGCCTGGGACGGCCCGCTGCACATCCTCGTCAACAACGCCGGCGTGATGGCGACGCCGGAGCAGTACACCGAGCAGGGCTGGGAGTGGCAGTTCGCCACCAACCACCTCGGGCACTTCGCGCTGGCCACCGGCCTGCACGACGCGCTGGCCGCGGCCGGCGCCGCGCGGATCGTGGTGGTCAGCTCCAGCGGGCACCAACAGTCGCCGGTGGTCTTCGACGACATTCACTTCGCCTTCCAGCCGTACGACCCGTGGCTCGCCTACGGGCAATCCAAAACCGCCAACGTGCTCTTCGCGGTCGAAGCGACGCGCCGCTGGGCCGGGGACGGCATCACGGCCAACGCGCTGATGCCCGGCGCGATCTACACGAACCTCCAGCGCCACACCGGTGGCCGCGGCTCCGGCAAGGTCCCGCCGGAGCTGATCAAGACGCCGGAACAGGGCGCGGCGACGTCGGTCCTGCTCGCCACCTCGCCGCTGCTCGACGGGATCGGCGGCCGCTACTTCGCCGACTGCAACGAGACCGGGACCATCGACCGCCGCGGGGACGCCGCGCCGTTGCACGGTGTGGCCCGCTACGCGCTCGACCCCGAAGGCGCCGAGCGGCTGTGGACCCGGTCGGAAACCCTGCTCGCGAAAGGAATCGCATGA
- a CDS encoding DEAD/DEAH box helicase: protein MPLVHALWSPGRGLLLWAEHDRIAAGPSSRPSRIALSHPFAVSSASLTALHPGKPTSVTLLLPSRANRPFASAEPAAKRRGAAPSLRPWSVPALVVDAAELDDLDDSASYGASVTYLRAVARLAADLVRRGRVLPTLLRRGDAAEARWRPVLQGVDFVAFDALAAAMPPVGRAEEIAPLTGASPRALVTDALHALADAAVRDRLARADPPVDLRGGRGAAGVWLAALAGGDPRVELPLDELGVLAEAVAKWDEVADSDVVDGRACFRLAEVGTLRRPAEDDPDDQTGDGTKWQLQFLLRSTADPSLLLSAGQIWSGEANGLVRDPKGLFLAELGRAALVEPVLAPAVRRTQPAEYDLTVEEAEQFLTSGATRLVEAGFEVQLPATWDGRRRLALRLSVSSTPSEQVVTRSRVGRDELAAFRWSLAVGDDELGEEELAKLVAAKTPLVRLRGRWISVDPERLRAGLEYLRRDPHRRPTAAEVLELVHLTRETPLPVTGVSADGWAGDVLAGRVQQKLRPVELPPSFRATLRPYQQRGVAWLAFMSELGLGACLADDMGLGKTVQTLALEALERADGDRGPTLVLCPMSLVGMWQREAADFAPGLRVHAHHGGARLHGDALAERVAAADLVVTTYATAARDAGELETVTWRRLVLDEAHAIKNADTATAKAVRRFTAGHRLALTGTPVENRLADLWSVLDLLNPGLLGSRFEFRQRFAVPIERRGDTATAAELRRLTQPYLLRRVKTDPVIVPELPEKIEIRQEYRLTREQGTLYRAIVDEMMKKIENSQGIKRRGNVLAAITKLKQVCNHPAHLLHDGSPIGRRSGKVSRLEEILAEILASGDRVLCFTQYTEFGHLLVPHLTDRLGTEVAFLHGSLAKGARDAIVERFQAGDGPRILLLSLKAGGSGLTLTAANQVLHLDRWWNPAVENQATDRAFRIGQGRRVQVRKFLCPGTIEERIDTLITKKRALAGMVVGEGESWLTELSTDALRGLLALGEDAIDD from the coding sequence TTGCCGTTGGTGCACGCCCTGTGGTCGCCGGGCCGGGGTCTGCTGCTCTGGGCGGAGCACGACCGGATCGCGGCCGGCCCGTCGAGCCGGCCGAGCCGGATCGCCCTGTCGCACCCGTTCGCGGTCTCCAGCGCGAGCCTGACCGCGCTGCACCCCGGCAAGCCGACGTCGGTGACGCTGCTGCTGCCGTCACGGGCGAACCGGCCCTTCGCGTCCGCCGAGCCGGCCGCCAAGCGGCGGGGCGCGGCTCCGTCGTTGCGGCCGTGGTCGGTCCCGGCCCTGGTCGTGGACGCGGCCGAGCTGGACGACCTCGACGACTCGGCCTCCTACGGCGCTTCGGTCACCTACCTGCGGGCGGTGGCCCGCCTGGCCGCGGACCTGGTGCGGCGCGGGCGGGTCCTGCCGACGCTGCTCCGCCGGGGCGACGCAGCGGAGGCCCGGTGGCGCCCGGTGCTGCAGGGGGTGGACTTCGTCGCGTTCGACGCGCTGGCCGCGGCCATGCCGCCGGTCGGGCGGGCCGAGGAGATCGCGCCGCTCACCGGGGCCTCGCCGCGAGCGCTCGTCACCGATGCCCTGCACGCCCTGGCCGACGCCGCGGTGCGGGATCGGCTGGCGCGGGCGGATCCGCCCGTCGACCTGCGCGGGGGCCGGGGCGCGGCCGGGGTGTGGCTGGCCGCGCTGGCGGGCGGCGATCCCCGCGTCGAACTGCCGCTGGACGAGCTCGGGGTCCTGGCCGAGGCCGTCGCGAAGTGGGACGAAGTCGCCGACAGCGACGTCGTCGACGGCCGGGCGTGTTTCCGGCTGGCCGAGGTCGGCACCTTGCGGCGGCCGGCCGAGGACGATCCGGACGACCAGACCGGGGACGGCACCAAGTGGCAGCTGCAGTTCCTGCTGCGGTCGACCGCCGATCCGAGCTTGCTGCTGTCGGCGGGGCAGATCTGGTCGGGCGAGGCGAACGGCCTGGTCCGGGACCCGAAGGGGCTGTTCCTCGCCGAACTCGGCCGCGCCGCGCTCGTCGAGCCGGTGCTGGCGCCCGCCGTGCGCCGGACGCAACCGGCCGAGTACGACCTGACCGTCGAGGAAGCCGAACAGTTCCTCACCTCGGGCGCGACCCGGCTCGTCGAAGCCGGGTTCGAGGTGCAGCTCCCGGCCACCTGGGACGGCCGGCGCCGGCTCGCGTTGCGGCTGTCGGTCAGCAGCACGCCGTCGGAGCAGGTCGTCACCCGCAGCCGGGTGGGCCGCGACGAGCTGGCCGCGTTCCGCTGGTCGCTCGCGGTGGGCGACGACGAGCTCGGCGAAGAAGAGCTGGCGAAGCTCGTCGCGGCGAAGACCCCGCTGGTGCGGCTGCGGGGGAGGTGGATCAGCGTCGATCCCGAACGGCTCCGCGCCGGTCTCGAGTACCTGCGCCGCGACCCGCACCGGCGCCCCACCGCGGCCGAGGTGCTGGAGCTCGTCCACCTCACACGGGAGACGCCGCTCCCGGTCACCGGCGTCAGCGCCGACGGCTGGGCCGGGGACGTCCTGGCCGGGCGGGTCCAGCAGAAACTGCGGCCGGTCGAGCTGCCGCCGTCGTTCCGCGCCACGCTGCGCCCCTACCAGCAGCGGGGGGTCGCCTGGCTGGCGTTCATGTCGGAGCTGGGGCTCGGTGCGTGCCTGGCCGACGACATGGGCCTCGGCAAGACCGTCCAGACGCTGGCCCTCGAGGCGCTCGAGCGAGCGGACGGCGACCGCGGCCCGACGCTGGTGCTGTGCCCGATGTCGCTGGTCGGCATGTGGCAGCGGGAGGCGGCGGACTTCGCGCCCGGCCTGCGGGTCCACGCCCACCACGGCGGCGCCCGCCTGCACGGGGACGCCCTTGCCGAGCGGGTCGCCGCGGCCGACCTCGTCGTCACGACCTACGCCACCGCCGCCCGTGACGCCGGCGAGCTCGAGACGGTCACCTGGCGGCGCCTGGTGCTCGACGAAGCGCACGCCATCAAGAACGCCGACACCGCGACGGCCAAGGCAGTGCGGCGGTTCACCGCCGGGCACCGGCTCGCGCTGACCGGCACCCCGGTGGAGAACCGGCTGGCGGACCTGTGGTCGGTACTGGACCTGCTCAACCCCGGGCTGCTCGGCAGCAGGTTCGAGTTCCGGCAACGGTTCGCGGTCCCGATCGAGCGCCGGGGCGACACCGCCACGGCCGCCGAGCTGCGCCGGCTCACGCAGCCGTACCTGCTGCGCCGGGTGAAGACGGATCCGGTGATCGTGCCCGAGCTTCCGGAAAAGATCGAAATCCGGCAGGAGTACCGGCTCACCCGCGAACAGGGCACGCTCTACCGCGCCATCGTCGACGAGATGATGAAGAAGATCGAGAACAGCCAGGGCATCAAGCGCCGCGGCAACGTCCTCGCCGCGATCACGAAGCTCAAGCAGGTCTGCAACCACCCCGCGCACCTGCTGCACGACGGTTCGCCGATCGGCCGCCGCTCGGGCAAGGTCAGCCGCCTCGAAGAGATCCTGGCGGAAATCCTCGCCTCGGGTGACCGGGTGCTGTGCTTCACGCAGTACACCGAATTCGGCCACCTGCTCGTGCCCCACCTGACCGACCGGCTCGGCACCGAAGTCGCGTTCCTGCACGGAAGCCTGGCGAAAGGCGCGCGGGACGCGATCGTGGAGCGGTTCCAGGCCGGCGACGGCCCGCGGATCCTCTTGCTCTCACTCAAAGCGGGTGGTTCCGGGCTCACGCTGACCGCCGCCAATCAGGTCCTGCACCTGGACCGCTGGTGGAACCCGGCGGTGGAGAACCAGGCCACCGACCGGGCGTTCCGGATCGGGCAGGGCCGCAGGGTCCAGGTCCGGAAGTTCCTCTGCCCGGGCACCATCGAGGAACGCATCGACACCTTGATCACCAAGAAGCGCGCGCTCGCGGGCATGGTCGTGGGCGAGGGCGAAAGCTGGCTCACCGAACTGTCCACGGACGCGCTGCGCGGCCTGCTCGCCCTGGGGGAGGACGCGATCGATGACTGA